DNA from Geobacillus vulcani PSS1:
GGATAGACAGGGAGGATGTACCATCTGATTTTCGTCTTAGCTATGGTAAACATGAGAAGCGGGACGCAAATCCAAAGCAAAATCCCGATCACATCTTCTTTCAATCGATGGTCTGTTCCTTCAAACGCTAAAAGACGAACGCCTTGCATGTAACTGATGACCATGATTCCGACCAAGAGCGCCAGCCACCAAAAGAAAAAATGAACAAGAATGATGCCGTAGTAGGTTTCATCGCCAATATGACCCTCAATGGGCCGAGTGGAGCGTAACAACAAATCATAGGCGATCATTTGCTTAAAAAACCGCCATCCATCATAGTGGTAGCGGGCAAGAACCCAAGCGAGCACAGGAACAGCGAAACTGAGGGCTGCCCTCCACCAGGCGCGCCAGTGAAATGACTCCCATTGTCGAGTGATTAGGAAATATACAGCCATGATCAACAGAATGTTCCCTGCATGCCAACTTTTCGTTAAAAAAGCGAGTGAACAGGCAAGGCCAGCTGCATACAACCATCGCGTCTGCCGTCTGGCGGACAGCAAAGAAATGATGGATAACGTAAAGAAAAATACAAAGAGAGAATCCGCATCTCCTGTGCGAGCGCAATGGTTGAGAAGATATTGGGTGCTAGTCGACAAGGCAAGCAATGATATGATAGCAGCCATGCGGCCAAATCGCTTTTTCATAAATAAAGCAATGACTATAGCCATGAAGATAGCGCAAACGCCAGACATCAGTCGCAAGCCAAGAGCGTTCAGCCCAACCAACTTATAACCAACCATAATAGCCCAATAACTAAGGGGAGGTTTTAAATTCCAGTAATCAGGGTGCCTAAGATATGTGTTGACGATCAAATTTCCATGTTTTAACATTTCGTAAGCATTGACGCCATGTCGCGCTTCGTCCCAGCTGGAAATAGGAAATTTTCCGAGATTATAAAAGACATTGTAAACCATCATAGAAAATATCAATCCCGCCAATACATAAAATGACACGTTTCGTAAATAGCCTGGCTTTCTCATTATACCAACCCCTTCATAGGCAGAAACCTCTTGCTTTTTTATTTAGATGCAAAAAGTAACGCCGTGATAGAACCTATTATAAATAGACGAATATGTCAAGCATTGATGTTTTGGCAATATTTTTGTTAACAGCAAGGAATTGAGGATCCCTATAGAGAATGAATAAATGAATCATCATTCAGAGGGGGAGAGCAATGGAAACAGTTGCGCTGACATTTGACCAAAACAAAGCAATATTGGAACTGAACCGCCCGCAGTCGCTCAATGCGATGGATGGACAAATGTTAACAGAACTTGTCGGCGCATTGCGGCAAATCGAAGAAAGTGACGCTTCGATCGTCGTCATCCGCGGCAAGGGAAGAGGATTCTCGGCAGGTGGCGACATTAAGACGATGCTTTCTGTCGATGACCCGGGCCAATTTCAGACGGTGATGAACACGATCCAAGAGATGATCATGCGATTGTATACGATGCCGAAAATCACCGTTTCGCTCATCCATGGGCCCGCTGCTGGTCTTGGGTTCAGCTTTGCGTTGGCGAGCGATTACCTCATCGCCACAAAAGAAGCGCGCCTCGCCATGAACTTTATCGGCGTTGGCCTCGTCCCTGACGGCGGCGGGCATTTCCTCTTGGCGCAGCGCGTCGGTACCGCGAAAGCGAAACAAATCATTTGGGAAGGAAAACCGATGAGCGCCGATGAAGCGCAGCAGCTTGGCCTCGTCGATTTCGTTGTCGATCATGAGGAGCAAGCCGAACAATTCATCGCTTCCCTGCAGGAAAAACCGCTCCAAGCCATGATCGCCACGAAACAGCTGTACGCCGAGCAAACAAAGGCGGACTTGCTTCGCGTCCTAGAGCTTGAAACCGACGCCCAACAGCGCATGCGGCAAACCGAAGATCACCGCGAAGGCGTCCGCGCCTTTTTAGAAAAACGGAAGCCGGTGTTTCGGGGGAGGTGAGGACGGAAAAGACTGAGAGTTCGACACTAACACTATTTTATGAAATAGAATAGGTTGAGACCGCTATGATATATAACTGTTAGTGTAGTTAACGGTGAAAGATCGACTATACCAAGTTGAGATTTTGTTTTACATCCAAGCTGATCACTCGCTGCTTTATATTGTAGTTAGATGAAAACCGAAACGAAAAATCAGAAATTTATAGCGAAAAGGGAACAGAACGATTAATCCATCGAATGAAATTATGATGAAACGGTTGTCTCACCTGTTTTTGAGACAATCTTTTTTGTTTTGGATTTTGCCGTTCAGACATGGTACATTGATTAAGGAAAAGCCTTCTCCTATTGCCCTCGAAAGAAACGTCATCTATACTTAGGGGAAATCCTGCATCATTCCGTCAGTTTTTGTTGCCATAAGTTTTTGATTCAGGAGAGTTCAAGGGGGATTAGCATAGTGAAGAAGTTACTACTCATTTATGCTTGTTTAGTCAGTTTGTTTATTCTTTATATATACCGCTATCATTTAGAAATTTCTCGCCTCCGTTTAGCTTCTCAAGGAGAGACAGCGTTTCAAGGCAAACCAGATGAAAAATACGTCATGGTCACTTTCCAATCAGGTATGGATTATTGGAAGCGCTGTCTGAAAGGATTTGAAGATGCAGCGGAAGCATTGAACGTCTCCGTGGAATATCGGGGGGCTACCCAATATGATGTCAACGAGCAAGTTACGGTGCTGGAACAAGTGATCGCGAGAAAACCGGCAGGTATTGCTGTTTCCGCCATTAATCCGACCGCGCTGACAAAGACAATCAATAAAGCTGTTGAGAAAGGGATTCCAGTTGTATTATTTGACTCGAATGCTTCGGGAAGCAAGGCGTTTTCGTTTCTAGGGACGAATAATTATAGTGCTGGAGTGACAGCTGCTCACGAAATGGCAAAACTACTGAGAAATGGCGGAAACGTTGCCGTGATTACCTCCCCCCATCAACTTAATCATCAAGAGAGAACGAGAGGATTTGTTGAGACGATCTATGAAAAATATCCACGAATGCAAGTGGTGGCTGTGAAGAATGGAAAAGGAGACACTATGGTCTCAAAACAGGCGGCAATAGAGATTTTGCGAGATTATCCGGATGTGCAAGGGATCTTTGCCACAGAAGCGAACGGAGGAGTTGGCGTGGCGGAAGCAATCAAAGAGCTAAATAAGAAAGAGATTACGGTCATTAGTTTTGATACAGAAAAACAAACATTAGATTTGGTGAAGGAAGGTGTGATCGCTGCGACATTGGCGCAAGGAACATGGAATATGGGGTACTGGTCGCTGCAGTTTTTATTTCATCTCCATCATCATCTTACCTCACCATCACGATCGGGGGATTTACCGCTACCCGCGTATGTTGATACAGGAATTACGATCGTTACACGAGAAAATGTGGATCATTTTTATGCCAAATGACTACAGAGAAACGAGTGATTGACGTTGCGAATGCTGAAGCGTTGGCGGGTTAGCCATTGGCCGATACGATACAAGTTTGTTTCGTTGTTACTCATCTCAATGATTGTGCCTGCACTCTGCTTAGGAAGCTTGGTAGGGTGGACGGTGGATCGAATTATTGAACGACAAGTAAATGAAAATACGTTGCAATTGATTAGCCAAGTCAATCAGACATTAGAGTTTTATGCCAATAATATGCAAAACGCAACGTATCTGATTGCTTTTAATCCGCAAATAAAAGCGTTCTTGGATCGTAGAGCGCCTCGCAATGATTATGAAATGCGTCAATTTTTGCAAGGAATCACTACGTTGTATCCCGAGATTGCGGGGATTTTAGTTGTTAACGAGTATGGCGACTATATAAGCAATGAAATGTACAGCCGTTCTCCCCGGCCGTTAACAAGGGAATCATGGTATCGTGAGGCTGTGAAAAATAAAGGGATTTTTAAAATGCTCGGTCATCCGGTTGGAAGAAATGTTATTTCTCATGCCCATTATACAAGTGCAGAAGTCATATCCGCGGTTCGAGCCATTGTGGATCCCGAGACACAAAACGTGAAAGGGGTTGTACTGGTTGATTTAAAGTTGAGAGTCATTGCGGAAGCGACAAAAAATATCCGTCTTGGAAAATGGGGATATTTACTGGTGATGGATGAGCAAGGGAAAAGCATCTATACTCCGAGCCGTTCCACAGTGACAGCTGTCCCGATGCGCTGGATCAAAGGAAATAGCGGTTCATTTTTCAAGAACATCAATGGACAACACGTTCAGTTTATTTATCAGCGCTCGCCGTTTACGAATTGGACAACAATCGGAGTGTTTCCCAGTGATGAATCAGCACTAGAAGTGAAAGAAATCCGTTTTTATATCGTCAGTTTTATTTTTTTCGTCTGTTTTATTGCCATTGGTACTTCTTATTACCTGTCGTTTTCATTATCTCGTCCGATCAGCCAGCTGACGGCATTTATGAAAAAAGCGCAAGCAGGCGATTTAACGGTTCGTTATCATGGGGAGCGTATGGATGAAATTGGGATATTGGGTCGAAGTTTCAACCACATGTTGGATCAAATGCAGCATTTTATTTCTTTGGCGGAATGGCAAGAGCGACAGCGGTGGGAGGCAGAGTTGCGGGGATTGCAAGCCCAAATTAAACCGCACTTCCTTTACAATACATTAGACACCATTCAATGGATGGCGCGCAAAAAAGGGGCTGATGATGTTGCCGAGTTGGTCAACAATCTGGCAAAGTTGTTCCGCATTGGGTTGAGCAAGGGGAAGGATATGATTCGTTTGGCTGAGGAAGTAGAACATACGAAAAGTTATTTACGTATCCAGGAAGTTCGCTATAAAGATAAGTTGGACTATACCTTTGATATTCCGGAACATCTGCAACAATTTTATGTGTTAAAGTTGCTGTTGCAGCCGATTGTAGAGAATGCGATTTATCACGGTATCAAACAGAGAAGAGGACAAGGGCATATTTGGATTCAAGCGCGAGAACATGAAGGAGCGATGTATATTTGTGTAAAAGACGATGGCGTCGGAATGTCACGGGAGCGGCTACAAGAGTTGCAGAAAAGTTTAGCCATTGACTTTACATCGGGAGACCAAGAAGGAAAGATGAAAAAGGTGAAAGGGTACGGAATGGTGAACGTACAAGCCCGCTTACAGTTAACATTTGGTCCTCGCTATCGACTGTATATCGATAGTCAGGAAGGGAAAGGGACAACCGTGACAATTGTGCACCCGATCATCCCCCATCTTCCTTAGGAGGAATGGATTCATGTGGAAAGTGTTGATTGCAGACGATGAGGCTATCATTCGTGAAGGAATTCGGGAATCAATCGATTGGCATGAATTTAACATGGAAGTTGTTGCAGAAGCAGAAGATGGGGAAGAGGCGTTGGAATTCGCCTTGCAGCATCGAGTCGATGTATTGTTTGTCGATTTAAGCATGCCGATTATGGACGGGATTACACTGATGAAACATGCGCGGGAGAAGTTGCCCCATTGCCGTATGATTGTGATTACCGGTTATGATGAGTTTTCGTATGCGCAGGAAGCGATTCGCCTTCAAGTGGATGATTATTTATTAAAGCCCACTCATCCGCAGCAATTGCGCGAAGTAGTCGCAAAAGTGAAGGAGAAGCTCGAACAGGAGCAACAGGAAAAACGATATATGGAACTGTTAACAAATCAAGTACAGAAGCATGCTCACGTGCTTCGCCAGCAATTAGGAATGGAATGGGCGACAGGGCGACTGACAGAGGAGGAGATGGTCGAGCAACTGTCCTTGCTTGGACTTTCGTGGTCTTGCCCTGCGCAAATCATTGTCATCCAATGGTTTTCATTTAAAAATCAGCCCATTGTGAGCGATCGGGATCGGCAGTTGCTTTTATTTGCCATCGAAAACGCCCTCTCTGAATTATTGGAAGATGGCGACAAAATTATTTTTCGCGATTCGAACGAGCTCGTCGTTGTGATCAGCTGGAAAGCGATCAGCGAAGAACGGTGCAGGCAAATTGAAATGGCACTGAGGCAACATCTGCATATCAAAGCTAGTGTATATATAGAAGCAGTGCAAGGAGGAATAGGCGGGGTGAGGGCGGCATATGAAAAATGCAAAGAGCAAATGGAGAAAGAAAGCCGTATTTCTCCGATTGTCCGCCGCGCTAGGCAGTATATACAGAAACACTTTAGCCAGCCGGATTTGACGCTTGAGTCCGTGGCTCAGTTTCTCAATGTTTCCCCGGTTTATTTAAGCCGAATGATCAAACAAGAACTCGGCATTTCGTTTACTCATTTGTTGACGAAAACTCGGATGGAGAAGGCGTCGGAATTGCTTTTGTCTACTGAGTTGCCGATTCATGAAATTGCTGAACGCGTCGGCTATGATACACAGCATTATTTCAGCACGGCTTTTAAAAAGACGATAGGGGTGTCTCCAAATCAATATCGGAAAATGCACATAACAAAGGATACCTTTTGAGATGATCAGGGAGGAGCGAGCATTGGATGAGAGGAGACGGATCGAAAAGGTTATCCGTTACCAAAATGGATACGATTAGTGAAAAAGGGTGTCCCGATCCTTATGGGGACACCTTTTTCTTTCCGTGAAAACCTCGTCGGCAAGCGGCCATTTTCATCTCCGGGTGGAGAGCAGATCGTGCCGCTCATGGAACTTTCCGCAAAAATGTCCGTACCTTGATCCATCATTCTATGTCGAGATCAGAAGGGGTGTGTCCTCATTTTGAAAACGCTTCAACAAAGTTAAATTTTTATAAAAATAGTTAATTAATTAAAAAGACGGACAATTTGTCCCGTGGTATAGTAAGAACAGAAATTAAATATACGTACAAATTTGAGGAGGGAGAAAATGAAAAAGTCTTTGTTTGTACTAATTTTGTCGATATTTGTCCTGTCATTATCGGCCTGCGGGGGACTTGGGGCGAATGGAGGAAAAAATGGATTTGTCGGCATTTCTATGCCAACGAAATCTTCAGAGCGCTGGATTCATGATGGGAAAAATATGGTGAAAGAATTCGAAAAACTCGGTTATAAGACGGATTTGCAATATGCTGAGGACGTGGTTGAAAACCAAGTATCACAAATTGAAAACATGATCACCAAAGGGGTTAACGTGTTAGTGATTGCTCCGATTGATGCGGAAGCGTTGACGGACGTGTTGGAAAAAGCGCATAAACAAGGGATTAAGATCATTTCGTACGACCGTTTGATTAAAAACAGCAAGTATGTCGACTATTATGCAACGTTTGATAACTTTAAAGTCGGTGTGCTGCAAGGGCAGTACATTGAACAAAAGCTCGGATTGAAAGAAGGAAAGGGACCGTTCAACATCGAGTTGTTTGCCGGTTCTCCAGATGACAATAACGCCTATTTCTTCTTTGATGGAGCAATGTCGGTATTAAAGCCGTACATTGATTCCGGAAAGTTAGTGGTGAGAAGCGGGCAAACGAAGTTTGACCAAGTAGCGACATTGCGCTGGGATGGAGCTACGGCTCAAGCGCGTATGGATAACTTGTTGAGTGCGCATTATACGAATGCTCGCGTTGATGCGGTTTTGTCCCCGTACGATGGCATTAGCATTGGCATCATTTCTTCCTTAAAAGGGGTTGGCTACGGAACTCCGAGCAAGCCGATGCCGGTGATTACTGGGCAAGATGCGGAATTGGCTTCGGTGAAATCGATTATCGCAGGGGAACAAACGCAAACGGTGTTTAAAGACACGAGGGAATTGGCGAAAAAAGCAGTTGAGATGGCGGATGCGGTGTTGAAAGGGAAAAAGCCGGAAGTGAACGATACGAAAACGTATAATAACGGAGTTAAAGTTGTCCCAGCGTATTTGTTGGAACCGGTTTCGGTTGATAAATCCAATTATGAAAAAGTATTGATCGACAGCGGCTATTACAAAAAAGAAGATTTGGAAAAATAGAAGATACCGAGAAAACGGATATAAGGGATCTGCAACCCCTTATATCCGTAACTCTCTGACAAGGGGTGCAACAGAAGATGGCTGAATTTATTTTAGAAATGAGGGGGATTACGAAGCAATTTCCTGGAGTAAAAGCGCTTGATAATGTGAACTTAAAGGTGCGGGAAGGAGAAATTCACGCGCTTTGTGGAGAAAACGGGGCAGGAAAATCGACATTAATGAAAGTGTTGAGCGGTGTTTATCCGTACGGCACGTATGACGGAGAAATTTTATTTAAAGGTGAAGTATGTAGATTTAAAGATATTAAACAGAGCGAACAGTTAGGAATTGTTATCATTCATCAAGAGTTGGCCTTGATTCCGTATTTATCTATTGCCGAAAATATTTTTTTAGGGAATGAACGAGCGAAAAAAGGCATCATTAACTGGAATGAAACGATTGCTCAAACAAAAAAACTGCTGCAGAAAGTCGGATTAGAGGAGTCACCGCATACACCGGTCGGCCAACTTGGTGTCGGCAAGCAGCAACTTGTGGAAATCGCGAAGGCATTGGCCAAAGAAGTCAAATTGCTTATTTTGGATGAGCCGACAGCGGCTTTGAATGAAGATGACAGCGAAAACTTGCTGAATTTGCTTTTGGAATTGAAACAACAGGGCTTATCGGCCATTATTATTTCCCATAAATTAAATGAAATTGCTAAAGTCGCTGATTCGATCACGATTTTACGGGATGGAAAAACGATTGAAACGTTGGATATGAAACATGATGAAGTGACCGAAGACCGGATTATCCGTGGAATGGTTGGGCGCGACTTAACCAATCGTTATCCGACAAGAACACCGAAGATCGGCGAAGTCATATTTGAAGTGAAAAATTGGACGGTGTATCACCCCGTTTACTCCGAGCGCAAGGTGATTGATGACGTCAATCTGTCGATTCGTAGAGGAGAAATTGTCGGGATCGCTGGCCTCATGGGGGCGGGACGAACGGAATTGGCCATGAGCATCTTTGGTCGGTCATACGGAAAGAAAATCAGTGGCGAAGTATGGAAAAACGGGTCCAAAATCGATGTCAGTGATGTCAGCAAGGCCATTGCTAATGGAATTGCTTATGTAACAGAAGACCGCAAAGGGAACGGGCTTATCTTAATGGAAGATATCAGGAA
Protein-coding regions in this window:
- the mmsA gene encoding multiple monosaccharide ABC transporter ATP-binding protein gives rise to the protein MAEFILEMRGITKQFPGVKALDNVNLKVREGEIHALCGENGAGKSTLMKVLSGVYPYGTYDGEILFKGEVCRFKDIKQSEQLGIVIIHQELALIPYLSIAENIFLGNERAKKGIINWNETIAQTKKLLQKVGLEESPHTPVGQLGVGKQQLVEIAKALAKEVKLLILDEPTAALNEDDSENLLNLLLELKQQGLSAIIISHKLNEIAKVADSITILRDGKTIETLDMKHDEVTEDRIIRGMVGRDLTNRYPTRTPKIGEVIFEVKNWTVYHPVYSERKVIDDVNLSIRRGEIVGIAGLMGAGRTELAMSIFGRSYGKKISGEVWKNGSKIDVSDVSKAIANGIAYVTEDRKGNGLILMEDIRKNITLSRLSKISSHLVVDENQEIVESERFRDQFKIKTPSVFQKVEALSGGNQQKVVLSKWIFAEPDILILDEPTRGIDVGAKYEIYTIIQQLADAGKGILMISSELPEILGMCDRIYVMSEGRITGEVPREEATQEKLMRLMTKTAIQEGA
- a CDS encoding enoyl-CoA hydratase, giving the protein METVALTFDQNKAILELNRPQSLNAMDGQMLTELVGALRQIEESDASIVVIRGKGRGFSAGGDIKTMLSVDDPGQFQTVMNTIQEMIMRLYTMPKITVSLIHGPAAGLGFSFALASDYLIATKEARLAMNFIGVGLVPDGGGHFLLAQRVGTAKAKQIIWEGKPMSADEAQQLGLVDFVVDHEEQAEQFIASLQEKPLQAMIATKQLYAEQTKADLLRVLELETDAQQRMRQTEDHREGVRAFLEKRKPVFRGR
- a CDS encoding response regulator transcription factor gives rise to the protein MWKVLIADDEAIIREGIRESIDWHEFNMEVVAEAEDGEEALEFALQHRVDVLFVDLSMPIMDGITLMKHAREKLPHCRMIVITGYDEFSYAQEAIRLQVDDYLLKPTHPQQLREVVAKVKEKLEQEQQEKRYMELLTNQVQKHAHVLRQQLGMEWATGRLTEEEMVEQLSLLGLSWSCPAQIIVIQWFSFKNQPIVSDRDRQLLLFAIENALSELLEDGDKIIFRDSNELVVVISWKAISEERCRQIEMALRQHLHIKASVYIEAVQGGIGGVRAAYEKCKEQMEKESRISPIVRRARQYIQKHFSQPDLTLESVAQFLNVSPVYLSRMIKQELGISFTHLLTKTRMEKASELLLSTELPIHEIAERVGYDTQHYFSTAFKKTIGVSPNQYRKMHITKDTF
- a CDS encoding substrate-binding domain-containing protein, which codes for MKKLLLIYACLVSLFILYIYRYHLEISRLRLASQGETAFQGKPDEKYVMVTFQSGMDYWKRCLKGFEDAAEALNVSVEYRGATQYDVNEQVTVLEQVIARKPAGIAVSAINPTALTKTINKAVEKGIPVVLFDSNASGSKAFSFLGTNNYSAGVTAAHEMAKLLRNGGNVAVITSPHQLNHQERTRGFVETIYEKYPRMQVVAVKNGKGDTMVSKQAAIEILRDYPDVQGIFATEANGGVGVAEAIKELNKKEITVISFDTEKQTLDLVKEGVIAATLAQGTWNMGYWSLQFLFHLHHHLTSPSRSGDLPLPAYVDTGITIVTRENVDHFYAK
- a CDS encoding glycosyltransferase family 39 protein, whose translation is MRKPGYLRNVSFYVLAGLIFSMMVYNVFYNLGKFPISSWDEARHGVNAYEMLKHGNLIVNTYLRHPDYWNLKPPLSYWAIMVGYKLVGLNALGLRLMSGVCAIFMAIVIALFMKKRFGRMAAIISLLALSTSTQYLLNHCARTGDADSLFVFFFTLSIISLLSARRQTRWLYAAGLACSLAFLTKSWHAGNILLIMAVYFLITRQWESFHWRAWWRAALSFAVPVLAWVLARYHYDGWRFFKQMIAYDLLLRSTRPIEGHIGDETYYGIILVHFFFWWLALLVGIMVISYMQGVRLLAFEGTDHRLKEDVIGILLWICVPLLMFTIAKTKIRWYILPVYPPLCMLIGICASQLWRKGTWGARGVLLTGLLFVASFYETNIQHYIHHPKPNFELALLQQTAQMPVHGYELFMYHPLHEKGRWPQNAVLTAELANDLKPRHGGLKTFLHTSRSLLLVKKAWFSKQLEHKYHLSVLASNRWGYILEKHA
- a CDS encoding cache domain-containing sensor histidine kinase, translating into MLKRWRVSHWPIRYKFVSLLLISMIVPALCLGSLVGWTVDRIIERQVNENTLQLISQVNQTLEFYANNMQNATYLIAFNPQIKAFLDRRAPRNDYEMRQFLQGITTLYPEIAGILVVNEYGDYISNEMYSRSPRPLTRESWYREAVKNKGIFKMLGHPVGRNVISHAHYTSAEVISAVRAIVDPETQNVKGVVLVDLKLRVIAEATKNIRLGKWGYLLVMDEQGKSIYTPSRSTVTAVPMRWIKGNSGSFFKNINGQHVQFIYQRSPFTNWTTIGVFPSDESALEVKEIRFYIVSFIFFVCFIAIGTSYYLSFSLSRPISQLTAFMKKAQAGDLTVRYHGERMDEIGILGRSFNHMLDQMQHFISLAEWQERQRWEAELRGLQAQIKPHFLYNTLDTIQWMARKKGADDVAELVNNLAKLFRIGLSKGKDMIRLAEEVEHTKSYLRIQEVRYKDKLDYTFDIPEHLQQFYVLKLLLQPIVENAIYHGIKQRRGQGHIWIQAREHEGAMYICVKDDGVGMSRERLQELQKSLAIDFTSGDQEGKMKKVKGYGMVNVQARLQLTFGPRYRLYIDSQEGKGTTVTIVHPIIPHLP
- the chvE gene encoding multiple monosaccharide ABC transporter substrate-binding protein translates to MKKSLFVLILSIFVLSLSACGGLGANGGKNGFVGISMPTKSSERWIHDGKNMVKEFEKLGYKTDLQYAEDVVENQVSQIENMITKGVNVLVIAPIDAEALTDVLEKAHKQGIKIISYDRLIKNSKYVDYYATFDNFKVGVLQGQYIEQKLGLKEGKGPFNIELFAGSPDDNNAYFFFDGAMSVLKPYIDSGKLVVRSGQTKFDQVATLRWDGATAQARMDNLLSAHYTNARVDAVLSPYDGISIGIISSLKGVGYGTPSKPMPVITGQDAELASVKSIIAGEQTQTVFKDTRELAKKAVEMADAVLKGKKPEVNDTKTYNNGVKVVPAYLLEPVSVDKSNYEKVLIDSGYYKKEDLEK